The following coding sequences are from one Shumkonia mesophila window:
- the gyrB gene encoding DNA topoisomerase (ATP-hydrolyzing) subunit B, with amino-acid sequence MTDETKETSPVPGNVYDAESIKVLRGLDAVRKRPGMYIGDTDDGSGLHHMVYEVVDNAIDEALAGYCDRVDVTLNGDGSVTVRDNGRGIPVDLHKEEGVSAAEVIMTQLHAGGKFDQNSYKVSGGLHGVGVSVVNALSEWLELRIWRNGKEYFVRFRHGETESPLKEVGEAPSKADGGTFTGSEITFLPSTETFTMTEYDFATLERRLRELAFLNSGVALALTDARHVDDKKVDLHYEGGLMAFVAYLDRSRTALHKPMIYVSSESQGITVELALQWNDSYHETMLCFTNNIPQRDGGTHLAGFRAALTRTINSYATNSGLAKKAKVSLTGDDAREGLTCVLSVKVPDPKFSSQTKDKLVSSEVRPVVENLVAEGLDRYFEENPGEARKVIGKIIEAAAARDAARKARELTRRKGALDMASLPGKLADCQERDPAFSEIFIVEGDSAGGSAKQGRDRAHQAILPLRGKILNVERARFDKMLGSAEIGTLIAALGTGIGPEDFDASKCRYHKIIIMTDADVDGSHIRTLLLTFFYRQMPEIIERGYLYIAQPPLFRAKRGSSEVYLKDERALEDYLFGAVLDEECVLTLHDGAQVAGNDLRGLVEEARMVKGLLANLSHRVPVRVVEQVAITGALNPQILSDPAHAGETATYVARRLDHLEPLLERGWTGAPLPDGGLEFIRTLRGVAERHVVGSAVVRSSEARRLDELAGSLQKTYRLHAKLTAKGQDFTIAGPVALVDTVTELGRKGIAMQRYKGLGEMNPEQLWETTLDPNVRSLLQVRVAHAEEATEVFSTLMGDLVEPRREFIQENALKVANLDV; translated from the coding sequence ATGACCGACGAAACCAAGGAAACCTCTCCCGTCCCCGGCAACGTCTACGATGCCGAATCGATCAAGGTCCTGCGCGGCCTCGACGCGGTGCGCAAGCGGCCCGGCATGTACATCGGCGACACCGACGACGGTTCGGGGCTGCACCACATGGTCTACGAGGTGGTGGATAACGCCATCGACGAGGCCCTGGCCGGCTATTGCGACCGCGTCGACGTCACGCTGAACGGCGACGGCTCGGTCACCGTGCGCGACAACGGCCGCGGCATCCCCGTCGACCTGCACAAGGAGGAGGGCGTCTCGGCGGCCGAGGTCATCATGACCCAGCTCCATGCCGGCGGCAAATTCGACCAGAATTCCTACAAGGTGTCGGGCGGCCTGCACGGGGTCGGCGTCTCGGTGGTCAACGCGCTTTCCGAATGGCTGGAATTGCGCATCTGGCGCAACGGCAAGGAATACTTCGTGCGCTTCCGCCACGGCGAAACCGAGTCGCCGCTGAAGGAAGTCGGCGAGGCGCCTTCGAAAGCCGATGGCGGGACCTTTACCGGCTCGGAGATCACCTTCCTGCCGTCGACCGAAACCTTCACCATGACCGAATACGACTTCGCCACCCTGGAGCGGCGGCTGCGCGAGCTGGCCTTCCTCAACTCCGGCGTGGCGCTGGCGCTTACCGACGCCCGGCATGTCGACGACAAGAAGGTCGATCTCCACTACGAGGGCGGGCTCATGGCCTTCGTCGCCTATCTCGACCGTTCGCGCACCGCGCTGCACAAGCCGATGATCTACGTCAGCAGCGAAAGCCAGGGCATCACCGTGGAGCTGGCGTTGCAGTGGAACGACAGCTACCACGAGACCATGCTGTGCTTCACCAACAACATCCCGCAGCGCGACGGCGGCACCCACCTGGCCGGCTTCCGCGCCGCGCTGACGCGCACCATCAACTCCTACGCCACCAACAGCGGGCTGGCCAAGAAGGCCAAGGTGAGCCTGACCGGCGACGACGCCCGCGAGGGCCTGACCTGCGTGCTGTCGGTCAAGGTGCCGGACCCCAAGTTCTCGTCGCAGACCAAGGACAAGCTGGTCTCTTCCGAGGTGCGCCCGGTGGTCGAGAATCTGGTCGCCGAGGGCCTCGACCGCTATTTCGAGGAAAACCCCGGCGAGGCCCGCAAGGTCATCGGCAAGATCATCGAGGCCGCCGCCGCGCGGGACGCGGCGCGCAAGGCCCGCGAGCTGACGCGTCGCAAGGGCGCGCTCGACATGGCGTCGCTGCCCGGCAAGCTGGCCGACTGCCAGGAACGCGACCCGGCGTTTTCCGAGATCTTCATCGTCGAGGGCGATTCGGCCGGCGGTTCCGCCAAGCAGGGGCGCGACCGCGCCCATCAGGCGATCCTGCCGCTGCGCGGCAAGATCCTCAACGTCGAGCGGGCGCGCTTCGACAAGATGCTGGGCTCGGCCGAAATCGGCACCCTCATCGCGGCGCTCGGCACCGGCATCGGGCCCGAGGATTTCGACGCTTCGAAATGCCGCTACCACAAAATCATCATCATGACCGACGCCGACGTCGACGGCAGCCACATCCGTACGCTCCTGCTCACCTTCTTCTACCGGCAGATGCCCGAGATCATCGAGCGCGGCTATCTTTACATCGCGCAGCCGCCGCTCTTCCGGGCCAAACGCGGCAGTTCCGAGGTCTACCTCAAGGACGAGCGGGCGCTGGAGGATTATCTGTTCGGCGCCGTGCTCGACGAGGAGTGCGTGCTGACGCTGCACGACGGCGCCCAGGTCGCCGGCAACGACCTGCGCGGCCTCGTCGAGGAGGCGCGCATGGTCAAGGGCCTGCTCGCCAACCTGTCGCACCGGGTGCCCGTGCGGGTGGTCGAGCAGGTCGCCATTACCGGCGCGTTGAACCCTCAAATCCTGTCCGATCCGGCGCATGCCGGGGAAACCGCCACCTATGTGGCGCGCCGCCTCGACCATCTGGAGCCGCTGCTGGAGCGCGGCTGGACGGGGGCGCCGCTTCCCGACGGCGGGCTGGAGTTCATCCGCACCCTGCGCGGCGTGGCCGAGCGCCACGTCGTCGGTTCGGCGGTGGTGCGCAGCAGCGAGGCGAGGCGCCTGGACGAGCTGGCCGGCAGCCTGCAGAAGACCTATCGCCTGCACGCCAAGCTGACCGCCAAGGGGCAGGACTTCACCATCGCCGGGCCGGTCGCCCTGGTCGACACGGTGACCGAGCTCGGCCGCAAGGGCATCGCCATGCAGCGCTACAAGGGCTTGGGCGAGATGAACCCCGAGCAGCTGTGGGAAACCACGCTCGATCCCAACGTCCGTTCGCTGCTGCAGGTCCGCGTCGCCCACGCCGAGGAGGCCACCGAGGTGTTCTCCACCCTGATGGGCGACCTGGTCGAGCCGCGCCGCGAGTTCATCCAGGAAAACGCGCTCAAGGTGGCGAATCTGGACGTCTGA
- the recF gene encoding DNA replication/repair protein RecF (All proteins in this family for which functions are known are DNA-binding proteins that assist the filamentation of RecA onto DNA for the initiation of recombination or recombinational repair.), whose amino-acid sequence MAVAKFSVARLALTDFRSYGHLRLETDARPVVLTGANGAGKTNLLEALSFLVPGRGLRNARLGEVARREAGEPEDDSGRAWAVAAGVRGPQGVVDLGTGRDAAGLAAGGRERRVVRIDGETVRSQAELALHFAAVWLTPRMDRLFSEGGSARRRFVDRLVFGFDAAHAGRVAAYEQALRERARLLREAASGRRTDGAWLNALEDTMATRGVAVAAARKDMAARLAAFCAESPGPFPAAGIGLAGAVEGWLDDGPALAAEDRFRAALAAGRAADADSGTTGVGPHRSDLVVHDVATGVAAGQCSTGQQKALLIAIVLASARMQALERGSVPLLLLDEVAAHLDQRRRQALFEELLGLGAQVWMTGTETEVFRPLAGEAQFFRVADAQVAPAS is encoded by the coding sequence GTGGCGGTGGCGAAATTTTCGGTGGCGCGTCTCGCGCTCACCGATTTCCGCTCCTACGGCCACCTGCGCCTGGAAACCGATGCCCGCCCGGTGGTGCTGACCGGGGCCAACGGCGCCGGCAAGACCAACCTGCTCGAGGCGCTGTCGTTCCTGGTGCCCGGCCGCGGCCTGCGCAACGCCAGGCTGGGCGAGGTGGCGCGCCGCGAGGCGGGCGAGCCGGAAGACGATTCGGGGCGGGCCTGGGCGGTTGCCGCCGGGGTGCGCGGCCCGCAGGGCGTCGTCGACCTCGGCACCGGGCGTGATGCCGCCGGCCTCGCCGCCGGCGGGCGCGAGCGCCGCGTCGTGCGCATCGACGGCGAGACGGTGCGCAGCCAGGCGGAACTCGCCCTGCATTTCGCCGCCGTCTGGCTGACGCCGCGCATGGACCGGCTGTTCTCGGAGGGCGGTTCGGCCCGCCGGCGCTTCGTCGATCGGCTGGTGTTCGGCTTCGACGCCGCCCACGCCGGCCGCGTCGCCGCCTACGAGCAGGCGCTGCGCGAACGGGCGCGGCTGCTGCGCGAGGCGGCCTCGGGACGGCGGACCGACGGCGCCTGGTTGAACGCGCTGGAGGACACCATGGCGACGCGCGGCGTTGCGGTGGCGGCGGCGCGCAAGGACATGGCGGCGCGCCTGGCCGCCTTCTGCGCCGAGTCGCCGGGGCCCTTCCCGGCCGCCGGCATCGGGCTCGCGGGCGCCGTCGAGGGGTGGCTGGACGACGGTCCGGCGCTGGCCGCCGAGGACCGTTTCCGCGCCGCGCTCGCCGCCGGGCGGGCCGCCGACGCCGACAGCGGAACCACCGGCGTGGGGCCGCACCGCAGCGATCTGGTGGTGCACGATGTCGCCACCGGGGTGGCGGCCGGCCAGTGCTCCACCGGCCAGCAGAAGGCGCTGCTCATCGCCATCGTCCTGGCGAGCGCGCGCATGCAGGCCCTGGAACGCGGCTCGGTGCCGCTGCTGCTGCTGGACGAGGTGGCGGCGCATCTGGATCAGCGGCGCCGGCAGGCGCTGTTCGAGGAATTGCTCGGCCTCGGGGCCCAGGTCTGGATGACCGGCACCGAGACCGAGGTGTTCCGGCCCCTGGCCGGCGAAGCGCAGTTTTTCCGCGTGGCCGACGCCCAAGTGGCGCCGGCGTCCTGA
- the dnaN gene encoding DNA polymerase III subunit beta, giving the protein MKLTIERAALLKSLGHVQSVVERRNTIPILSNVKVTARDGRLSLNATDMDLDIAESVAAEVATPGETTAPAHTLYEIVRKLPEGSQVELETADGDSLTLRSGRSRFTLSCLPTEDFPVMAGGDLPQEFKLPAAELRGLVDRTRFAISTEETRYYLNGIYLHASQRDGVDVLRAVATDGHRLASVEMPLPEGATGMPGVIVPRKTVAELRKLIDETGEDIAIALSETKIRFSFDDAVLTSKLIDGTFPDYERVIPSDNNKIMEVDCKQFAEAVDRVSAISTEKSRAVKLAVGGGHLVLSANSPDNGTASEELEVAYAADAIEIGFNSRYLLDITQQIEGDAAQFVMSDSASPTIVREVGDASALYVLMPMRV; this is encoded by the coding sequence ATGAAACTGACCATCGAGCGTGCCGCTTTGCTGAAATCGCTGGGACACGTCCAAAGCGTGGTCGAGCGCCGCAACACCATTCCGATCCTGTCCAACGTCAAGGTCACGGCCAGGGACGGCCGGCTCAGCCTCAACGCCACCGACATGGATCTCGACATCGCCGAATCGGTCGCGGCCGAGGTGGCGACGCCGGGCGAAACCACGGCGCCGGCCCACACGCTCTATGAAATCGTGCGCAAGCTGCCGGAAGGCTCCCAGGTGGAGCTGGAAACCGCCGACGGCGACAGCCTGACGCTGCGCTCCGGTCGCTCGCGCTTCACGCTGTCGTGCCTGCCGACCGAGGACTTCCCGGTGATGGCGGGCGGCGACCTGCCCCAGGAATTCAAGCTGCCGGCGGCCGAGCTGCGCGGCCTGGTCGACCGCACGCGCTTCGCCATCTCCACCGAGGAGACGCGCTACTACCTGAACGGCATCTACCTGCATGCCAGCCAGCGCGACGGCGTCGACGTGCTGCGCGCGGTGGCCACCGACGGCCATCGCCTGGCCAGCGTGGAAATGCCGCTGCCCGAGGGGGCGACCGGCATGCCCGGCGTCATCGTGCCGCGCAAGACGGTGGCCGAGCTGCGCAAGCTGATCGACGAGACCGGCGAAGACATCGCGATCGCCCTGTCGGAGACCAAGATCCGCTTCTCCTTCGACGACGCGGTGCTGACCTCCAAGCTGATCGACGGTACCTTCCCCGACTACGAGCGGGTTATCCCGTCGGACAACAACAAGATCATGGAAGTGGACTGCAAGCAGTTCGCCGAGGCGGTGGACCGCGTGTCGGCGATCTCCACCGAGAAGTCGCGCGCGGTGAAGCTGGCGGTCGGCGGCGGCCATCTGGTGCTGTCGGCCAACAGCCCGGACAACGGCACCGCCAGCGAGGAGCTGGAGGTGGCCTACGCCGCGGATGCCATCGAAATCGGCTTCAATTCCCGCTACCTGCTCGACATCACCCAGCAGATCGAAGGGGACGCCGCGCAGTTCGTCATGTCCGATTCGGCCTCGCCCACCATCGTGCGCGAGGTCGGCGACGCCAGCGCTCTCTATGTGCTGATGCCCATGCGCGTCTAG